The nucleotide window TACAACCAAAGTAGAAGAACACACAAGTTTAAAATAAGATACTCTCACCATTTTAAGCTATATATCAAGTTCATTGTTTGCTACATGATCCTCACCACGACAAGATGTTTCAGATTTGGACAGACTTCAAGAAAGACTGGCAGCATCTCCCACATGTAGCTATCGAACGTGACACGCAATAGAAATAGGTTACGAAACACCGGTAGTTGTACATATCTTGAGTAGTCATAAATGAcctacaacaacaacagcaagttaattattttgttttttatgatGACATGTGTGAtgaatttctcaaaaaaaaaactttttagtaTTTCAAATGAGATACCCTTCCTATTTTTCTgcactctttctctcttttttttttgtaattttatttcatttgtttATTTGTAGAATTCCATTGAGAAACTCTCAGTGACGGTGTTCTTAGTACTAATAAATAAAGTCTTATATCGGTAGTTAGAGAataattaactaaaatataaaaaaatcaatttattttatagataattggttttaagttttcAGCATTCAAATAATGTCTTAAGGTTACCTCGAGAGTAGAGGAGGCTATGGTCAGATCTTTCACATTAGAGATCCCAATGAGAAAATCACGAACCATCTCTCTCTTTTGTACTTCATTTGCAACTCCTAGTCTCCTTCCAGAAATTAAGTTAAACACAGTATCTATATCCGCTTCCACAATGGAAGGTGGACTCTTTATTATGAAACTTGTAGTTCGAGCATCACTGATCCTCAGATAAATAAGCATGGGAGCATCGATTTCAACTATACGATCTTCATCATAATCCTCGTTATTACCCGCATCATGCATGAAGGTCAACAGAGACTTAGAATGCACACGTAAAATCGATATTCCATCACCGTAGCTTCTCTCAATACATAAGTTTTCAAGAACTGGACATTTTGAGATTAAATTCTCTAATGCCCGATTGTTGGTAAACTCAACGAGGAGTAAAACCATAGCTTTGAGAGAAGGTAATGAAACACTCTCGGTATTAGGTAAGGTTAGCCCCACGAGCCTTAAGGATACCAAGCTGCTACAGGTGTAAACCGTTGGAGACATCACGAGGTCCCAACTCTGTGATGAATTGTCCGAAACATTGAGATGTTTAACTTTCAGCTTAGCAGCAGCGTCGAGCCAGCGCTTGACAAGACCAGTGTTAGGCTCAACAACGACGGGAGAGTCGTACGCTAACTTAAAACAATGTACGGACGAACCGCGGTTACGTTCAAGAAAGCTATCGACAACAGTCACGAAGGTGTCAAGTTCTTTGAAATCTTCGGTGTCTAAGTCTAGACCAGGTACGTGTTTCCAGAGATGTGTCCATCTGGGGGATAAGAGACTGGTCTGAACCACATCTTTGGTCGGAAGATTTAAGAGTACATGGAATATCAAGCAATCTGGCAAACTGCTTAGCCGATCAACTTCACCAGGCGGGCTAGTGTAGCGAGCACGTTTCACTCCGGCTGTATCCATGAATGTAAACATCTAGAAAAGGTGAGGATATCAAGTAAGGAGGGCTTCTAAAGATTGGCTATAGAGGTGAGATAGGTTGTGGTGGATTTTTATCTTCACCTTTCCAAATTTATGAGCAGATGAAATTTTGTGTACcaaaatacacatatatatactagTGGGGGTGATCTGTGTTTCGCGCgaaattttgtaattttgcggttcaaaatctagtataataAACTTTCCgcttttaaaaatgtatttttcatttttagaaaataacttttaatagattttttctttttcttttataaataaatgtacCTGTTATTTATTCAATTGTATTAATTTAAAGCAAATACTTTACGAAATATCTATTGTAAATAATtaagtttatttaattaatattggtttaaattttaaagatattatgaaattatttatacaaatatGACTTTATgaataaacatatttatatatataaatctataaaaatatacCTTATGAAATACAAATGGAGTAATTTTCTAGCGTAGACATTTTAGATTTGTATGCATTCTTGACTAATTAATGGaaacaaatcttaaattttttaaaaatatgtatttagaATAATTGAATTTATTATACTACTATAGCTGAGATTCTTAGAAAATTGCTTACTTTGTAAGTAATtaagatttataataataaaaaatttgattgTTTACTTAATATGTGTATATGAGATATGCACATGAGTCACATCactatatttataagatttcaTTAGATTTTACTTAATATATCATTAATCtttacttaatatatatataagatatacaTATGTGTCACACTACTATTTCTTTATCATTAATTTCTAAGTTCTAAGCGCATTTTCATTGgtaaatatatcatttaagaagaaataaaaaaaaagactcttAAATACTTTTGAAAACCCATAATTCTTTTTGAACATTGAAAACCCATGTTGAAATTTGTTGAGATATGAGTCGCCTAATTCGTTTTcgatattaaaatttaatcaaatagctatttttcttaaaattcatatattgctacggttcttttttttttgcaaaagatATATCGTTAAGTTTGCGAAAAAGTTCTCTAACTATCAAAATAGTTCTAGAAATTTGTTGTAAGTAATGATTAATCATTAAATTTTCGCTTTTAATTGGAAGGTTTAAAACTGGAAGTTTATATCAATCAATTGATTTTAACGAAGGAATAATATTAATTAgatgtttatattatttttaatggaTTTAACATcgcaaattatttaaatatggaTCACTTCAAATTTGagtaatataatgatttttttaataaaaaaaaaaactatttaaacaTAAGGATCATATCAGAGAGCAACAACTTGACATGAGCTAGAGAGTCTTGGAATGGAAAGGAGTTCTTTGAGAATGTCagattcttctctctctctggaAACATCCAACAATAAGGTCAGTTTCTTGAGGATGCTCGAGTTCTCAAGTAAGTAACTCACTAGCTTAATCTCCATCGCCTCCCCTTTCAACGGCCTCTCTATCTTAACATACTCTAGAGATGGTAGGAAACACTGAGGTTCGAACAAAATATGAACTCCTTCCTTCTCCCGACCTCTAATAGATCCCtgcaataacaacaacaacacaactAAGTAGAAAGAAAACGCTAGTTCAATATATAATACTCTTAAGATAGCTAGCAAAGTTGATGGTATTGTAGATAATAACTCACCACGACAAGGGACTTCAGATTGGGACAGCTCTCAAGAAAGACTGGCAACATCTCCCACCTGTAGCCGTAGAACTCAACACGCAAGAACGTTAGGTTACGGAACAAAGGTAGTGGCTCACATCTTGAGTAATCATAAATGACCTCAAGAGTACTCGAGGCGATGGTCATATCTTTGACCCTAGAGATCCCCACAAGAAAACCACGAATCACATTCCTCTTCTGTCCATCATTCGGATCAAAACTCTTATCATAATCCAAGCTAAACACAGTATCTATGATCACCAACCCTGAAATACTCTAGCTTGGGAGCATCAATCTCAACCACAAACTCCTCATCCGAATCATCACAGCAGTCGGAAAGATGAGTGAACCTCAGCAGAGACCGAGACCGCACACGCAAAACCTCAACGTCATCGCAAAAGCTGCTATCGATACCTAAGCTTTCCAGAACCGGACATTGCGGGATTAGCCTCTCCAACGTCGAACTTAGCGATAGTGAGATAAATAGTCTTGAGAGAAGGTAAAGAAACAACGAGGTTTGGATTAGGTAAAGTTAGCCCAGAGAGCTTTAAAGAGACCAGACTCTCGCAAGAGTAGAGCGTCGTCGGGATCGGGAAATCCCAGCTTGCGTTCGATTCGTCTACGATGTCGATGTGTTTCACTTTACGTTTGACGAGAGTGTTGATCCAACGGCTGAGATGATCGGTCTCTCCGTCGGAATCGTACTTTAATTTGAACTCGTGTAAGCAAGAATCTCTGTTGAGATCGAGGAGGAAGCTGTCGACGAATGTTAAGAACTTGGGGCAGTATGGGAAATACAAGGAAAAATCGAAGTTCGCTAAATCCAAAGAAGGTACTTGTTTCCAGAGGCTTCTCCATCTGGTGGAGAGGACACTGGTCTTGACCGCGTCTTTGGTGGGGAGATTCGAGAGGATCTGGGATAGCAAGCAATCTGGTAAGCTGCTTATCCAATCAACTGAGCTTGGCCGTTTGAAACGGTGACGTTTCTCTCGGTCTTCATCCATGAACGCCAGGTATCGAATCGAAAAGAAGGAATTTGAGTAGTGGAGGAGGAGAGTGTCTGATCAAAACACATCGTTTTAACATGGCATCGTTCTCGATCAATGCTGGGCCAAGCCTAAACGGAACGGGCCTAAAGCCCAAACTCTCACGAAGGCCTCAATGATAACATAcgctctctctgtctctctctctcgccgAGGATCTATCTTCGTCCCGCCTCCCTCGCGCAAACGCTGTATTCActagtgagagagagagagtgagtgaAGGCGCAAAACTTTCCCAATTAAACaatgagagaagaagaaatcgaGAAGATCCGAGGCGTGGTTCGCGACTGCGTCAGCAAACACTTGTACTCCTCCGCCATCTTCTTCGCCGATAAAGTCGCCGCTCTCACCAACGACCCCGCCGACATCTATATGCAAGCTCAGGCTCTCTTCCTCGGCCGCCACTTCCGTCGCGCGTTTCACCTCCTCAACGCCTCTAAGATCGTCCTCCGTGATCTTCGGTTCCGTTACCTCGCCGCCAAGTGCCTCGTAATTCCCCAATTTTGTCCTCAATTGAAAGTCagtaggttttagggttttatagattttttttcctCAGGAGGAATTGAAGGAATGGGATCAGTGTTTATTGATGCTTGGTGATGCCAAGGTTGATGAAGATGGTAATGTGTATGATGCTAAAGATGGTAACttgatttattttgataaaGATGGAGAGGACCGAGAGATTAATGTAAGTTTTTATAActttcaaaaaacaaattgtatatCACTCTCCATCTCGACATTTAGTTAGCCAAGGTTATACATATAAAGTTTGTATTTTGCAGATATCATCTGCAATTTGCTTTTTAAGAGGGAAAGCATATGGAGCTTTACAGAACCGTTCTCAAGCTCGGCAATGGTTAGCTCAGGATTTTTTTCACCTgtctttctttcttgttcaaGCGCATTTACGTTTTGTTGATCGTAAGAGAGTGATCTTATTAATTTGATTACGTGACATGAAAAAATAAGATTCATTGAAATGGTAGCTAGAAATTTTGGGAACTTGCTGTGTGTATTTTGGCTGATTCAGTGTTGTGTAGTAATCTTGAACTTCATCCCCTATTTAGCTCATGAATTGCGGTTGTGATTGCAGGTATAAAGCTGCTATCAAGGCTGATCCACTGTGCTATGAGGTATTTTAGCGCTTTATTCAATTGGTGCATGTGTTGTTATCATGTACAATTTCTTTTAATCTCGTTACTGTATACAGTAGTAAAAACTAAAGTACTTTCTCTATTAATTAAAAGATCATTTTACGTGATGTGGTCTCTGTAACCTATCATTTCAGGCGTTGGAATGCCTTATTGAAAGTCATATGCTCACATCTGAAGAAGGTGGGTTATGATACTTCAAGTTTTATTTGTTCTTTATTTAAATGTCTTATTTGTGCCATGGCGCAGTTGTTTACATACTAAAAGGTGACTGAGACgctatattttcataaatttcagaATCGAATCTGCTTTCCTCACTTCAGTTTAGTCCAGAAGACGGATGGCTCTCTTCTTTCTATTCATGCTTGATAAAGAAGGTGAAAATTTATTATGCAATAATGTGTTTGATCCGGTATGTTTTGATGGCTATGTAGCACTGATATTTGGTAGTTGCGTGTTGATTCTCTATTCTGCTGATTTCGTTTTGCAAGCATCATTTAGTTCTTTTTAAGTAATGATTAGTTCTTCATTTCCAGTATGACAAAGAGAGCACTGTAGAAGCTAGGTTCAAGAAACTTGAGAACGAAATTAGTGGTAGTGTGTCTGGCTCATCTATGATCAGTACACTGGTCAATAACACTGATCTGTTGGCCTGTAAAGCTGAGTACTACCATCAATGCTGTCAGTATCAGAAGTGTTTCGAACTAACCTCTGGGTAAGTTGTATATTACTGATGATACTAAATTTTGACCAAGGTGAAGCCTGAATGGTAACGTGGATTTGTTTGGTCTAATTTGACAGACTTCTTGAGAAAGATCCGTTTCATCTAAAGTGTACCTTGGTACATTTGGCCGCTGCCATGGAGCTTGGTAATTCAAATGAGCTCTATCTAATGGCGTGCAATTTGGTAAAAGACTACCCTTCGAAGTGagtataaattttatttcttgTTTTGTGGCCTGTGTGTGAGCATGTCAATTAGCATATATGTCTTCTGTTTTTATTTCAATCCTAGCTAGAATATTAtaacctgttttttttttgttcagctTATCAAGGACATGAATAAACTTTAAGAGCATGATTTCTTCTTTGTATTTTTTCGGTTGAGAATGGTCTCCTGTACTTGAC belongs to Brassica rapa cultivar Chiifu-401-42 chromosome A07, CAAS_Brap_v3.01, whole genome shotgun sequence and includes:
- the LOC103832349 gene encoding F-box/LRR-repeat protein 13-like; the protein is MFTFMDTAGVKRARYTSPPGEVDRLSSLPDCLIFHVLLNLPTKDVVQTSLLSPRWTHLWKHVPGLDLDTEDFKELDTFVTVVDSFLERNRGSSVHCFKLAYDSPVVVEPNTGLVKRWLDAAAKLKVKHLNVSDNSSQSWDLVMSPTVYTCSSLVSLRLVGLTLPNTESVSLPSLKAMVLLLVEFTNNRALENLISKCPVLENLCIERSYGDGISILRVHSKSLLTFMHDAGNNEDYDEDRIVEIDAPMLIYLRISDARTTSFIIKSPPSIVEADIDTVFNLISGRRLGVANEVQKREMVRDFLIGISNVKDLTIASSTLEVIYDYSRYVQLPVFRNLFLLRVTFDSYMWEMLPVFLEVCPNLKHLVVGTSENPKTVGITVIARPWNLLSSLEHVDIERHLKGEALEMSLVGYFLESSPNLKTLVLSLDDSLKKGESAYKLTLSLDDAPKKEESDIFIELLNFPRLSSSCKIVV
- the LOC103832353 gene encoding LOW QUALITY PROTEIN: F-box/LRR-repeat protein 13-like (The sequence of the model RefSeq protein was modified relative to this genomic sequence to represent the inferred CDS: inserted 4 bases in 2 codons), giving the protein MDEDREKRHRFKRPSSVDWISSLPDCLLSQILSNLPTKDAVKTSVLSTRWRSLWKQVPSLDLANFDFSLYFPYCPKFLTFVDSFLLDLNRDSCLHEFKLKYDSDGETDHLSRWINTLVKRKVKHIDIVDESNASWDFPIPTTLYSCESLVSLKLSGLTLPNPNLVVSLPSLKTIYLTIAKFXTLERLIPQCPVLESLGIDSSFCDDVEVLRVRSRSLLRFTHLSDCCDDSDEEFVVEIDAPKLEYFRVGDHXDTVFSLDYDKSFDPNDGQKRNVIRGFLVGISRVKDMTIASSTLEVIYDYSRCEPLPLFRNLTFLRVEFYGYRWEMLPVFLESCPNLKSLVVGSIRGREKEGVHILFEPQCFLPSLEYVKIERPLKGEAMEIKLVSYLLENSSILKKLTLLLDVSREREESDILKELLSIPRLSSSCQVVAL
- the LOC103832351 gene encoding anaphase-promoting complex subunit 6 — protein: MREEEIEKIRGVVRDCVSKHLYSSAIFFADKVAALTNDPADIYMQAQALFLGRHFRRAFHLLNASKIVLRDLRFRYLAAKCLEELKEWDQCLLMLGDAKVDEDGNVYDAKDGNLIYFDKDGEDREINISSAICFLRGKAYGALQNRSQARQWYKAAIKADPLCYEALECLIESHMLTSEEESNLLSSLQFSPEDGWLSSFYSCLIKKYDKESTVEARFKKLENEISGSVSGSSMISTLVNNTDLLACKAEYYHQCCQYQKCFELTSGLLEKDPFHLKCTLVHLAAAMELGNSNELYLMACNLVKDYPSKALSWFAVGCYYYCIKKYAEARRYFSKATNIDGSFSPAWIGFGNSFAAQEEGDQAMSAYRTAARLFPGCHLPTLYIGMEYMRTHSYKLADQFFMQAKAICPSDPLVYNELGVVSYHMKEYGKAVRWFEKTLAHIPSVLTEIWEPTVVNLAHAFRKLRKYREAISYYERALTLSTKSLSTYSGLAYTYHLQGNFSAAISHYHKALWLKPDDQFCTEMLNVALMDECQNGLDSTVELC